In one Flavobacteriales bacterium genomic region, the following are encoded:
- the corA gene encoding magnesium/cobalt transporter CorA, with the protein MKKVKSRAGKAGLPPGSLVMVSGTEAAHPTLHLFTFSADRMEERLLDSLADYADADAETTVTWLDIDGLNSEGFLGTIGERFGLHPLLLEDILNTDHRPKVEEYQDTLFVVAKMLGLDKETGGIEQEQICFVLRKGLVISFQERPGDVLDPIRERIRNDLGRVRRSGSDYLLYALLDVIVDQYFVIVDDLGRRIEQLERKVMVRPGNEDLVTIQELRAALITVNRYVTPSRELAGRLSTIQSPLIDKATRRYINDLQDHTVYIAETIGVFRELLTSLENTYHAGQNARMTQVMKLLTIISTIFIPLTFVVGIYGMNFDHMPELRWPYGYFGVLAIMAVIALVMLAWFRRKRWL; encoded by the coding sequence ATGAAGAAGGTGAAGAGCCGGGCCGGAAAGGCCGGACTGCCGCCAGGCTCCCTGGTGATGGTTTCCGGAACGGAAGCGGCACATCCCACACTGCATCTGTTCACCTTCAGCGCGGACCGCATGGAGGAGCGGCTGCTCGACAGCCTCGCGGATTACGCGGATGCCGATGCCGAGACCACCGTCACCTGGCTCGACATCGATGGGTTGAACAGCGAGGGCTTCCTGGGCACCATCGGGGAGCGGTTCGGCCTGCATCCGTTGCTGTTGGAGGACATCCTGAACACGGACCACCGCCCGAAGGTGGAGGAATACCAGGACACGCTCTTCGTCGTGGCCAAGATGCTGGGGCTCGACAAGGAGACGGGCGGCATCGAGCAGGAGCAGATCTGCTTCGTGCTGCGCAAGGGGCTGGTCATCTCCTTCCAGGAGCGGCCGGGGGATGTGCTCGACCCCATCCGCGAGCGCATCCGCAACGATCTGGGCCGCGTAAGGCGCAGCGGCAGCGACTACCTCTTGTACGCCCTGCTCGACGTCATCGTGGACCAGTACTTCGTCATCGTGGACGACCTGGGCCGCCGCATCGAGCAATTGGAGCGCAAAGTGATGGTGCGCCCGGGCAACGAGGACCTGGTGACCATCCAGGAGCTGCGGGCCGCGCTCATCACAGTGAACCGCTACGTCACCCCAAGCCGCGAGCTGGCCGGGCGCCTCAGCACCATCCAGAGCCCGCTGATCGACAAGGCGACGCGGCGCTACATCAACGACCTGCAGGACCACACGGTCTACATCGCAGAGACCATCGGCGTGTTCCGGGAGCTGCTCACCAGCCTGGAGAACACCTACCACGCCGGGCAGAATGCCCGCATGACCCAGGTGATGAAGCTGCTCACCATCATCAGCACCATCTTCATCCCGCTCACCTTCGTGGTGGGCATCTACGGCATGAACTTCGACCACATGCCCGAGCTGCGCTGGCCTTACGGCTACTTCGGCGTGCTGGCGATCATGGCGGTGATCGCATTGGTGATGCTTGCCTGGTTCAGGAGGAAGCGTTGGCTGTGA
- a CDS encoding response regulator transcription factor — translation MVTQRYSLVLVDDQSIFLDGIESLLERMPEIQIIGRAHNGRAALDLVAEHRPDLVLMDINMPGMDGIEASKHMRKASPDTRVIVLSMYGHREFVLELLDSGVGGYLLKSIGKDELMTAIRTVAEGKQYIAQALRELASKADRNADRDGELKYGPLTKREMQIVKLILQERTTQEIAETLFLSIPTVETHRRNIFHKLDCRNIAGLVKYAMERGWGEH, via the coding sequence ATGGTGACGCAACGATACTCCTTGGTGCTGGTTGACGACCAGAGCATCTTCCTCGACGGAATCGAGAGCCTGCTGGAGCGCATGCCCGAGATCCAAATCATTGGAAGAGCCCACAACGGCCGCGCTGCCCTTGATCTGGTTGCCGAGCACAGGCCAGACCTCGTGCTCATGGACATCAACATGCCGGGCATGGACGGCATCGAGGCCAGCAAACACATGCGCAAGGCCAGCCCTGACACCCGTGTGATCGTCCTGAGCATGTACGGCCATCGCGAATTCGTGCTGGAACTGCTCGATAGCGGCGTGGGCGGCTATCTCCTGAAGAGCATCGGCAAGGACGAGCTGATGACCGCCATCCGCACCGTGGCCGAAGGGAAGCAATACATCGCGCAAGCCCTGCGGGAACTGGCGTCCAAAGCCGACCGGAATGCCGACAGGGATGGCGAGCTGAAGTATGGCCCGCTCACGAAGCGGGAAATGCAGATCGTGAAGCTCATCCTCCAGGAGCGCACCACGCAGGAAATCGCGGAGACGCTCTTCCTCAGCATTCCCACCGTGGAGACCCACCGCAGGAATATTTTCCATAAACTCGACTGCCGCAACATCGCCGGCCTGGTCAAGTACGCCATGGAACGGGGGTGGGGCGAGCACTAA